GGATCATCGATCTGTCGCGCGGCGCGGCGGAACAGTTGGGCGTGCGCGCGCAGGGCCAGGTGGCTGTGCGCGTCCGCCGGGTGGAACCTTCGGAGGAGGACCGCACCCGCCTGCGTCGGGGCCAGCCCGCGCGCCCGCTGCCGCCGGTTCCCGAACCGATCCTGCGCAACCTGCGCGGCCAGCTTTCGGCGGCGGGTTTCTGATTCGACGAAAAGGCGATTATGACATTGGTAAGCGATGAGGCTTCCCTCCCCCAACCCCTCCCGCCAGCGGGAGGGGAGCGAGGCTTGCGCCGCCGCAGGCGGCGTTAGCCGCAGCGGGGTGGGCTTTTCACGCTCCGCAAGCGAGACAATCGTCAACAAAAAAGGGGCACCCGTGGGCGCCCCTTTTCCGTTTGCTTGTCGCGAAGCGATCAGGCTTCCGCGGCGCGTTCTTCCAGCAGTTCCGCCGGGATTTCGCCGGGTTCGAGGTTCGGATCGACTTCCTCGGTGAAGCCGCCGGTCTCGGTGTCGAACATCGCGTCGATCACGTTGACGCCCTGCGACTGGAGTTCGGCTTCGTCCGGCGAACGGGCGACGTTCACCTTGACCTGAACCGAAACTTCCGGGTGCAGCGCAACGCGGACCGGGAACACGCCGATGGTCTTGATCGGGCGTTCGAGCACGATCATCGCCTTCGACACCTTGGCGCCCTGATCGACCAGGGCTTCCACGATGTCGCGCACCGAAACCGAGCCATAGAGCTGGCCGGCGTTCGACGACGCGCGGATGAGGACGACTTCCTTGCCTTCGACCGAACCGGCTTCCTTGCCAGCTTCTTCGCGGCGGGCCGCGTTATCGGCCTCGATGCGGGCGCGGTTGGCTTCGAAGACCTTGCGGTTGGCTTCGTTGGCGCGCAGCGCCTTCTTGTTGGGCAGCAGATAGTTGCGCGCGTAGCCGTCCTTGACGGTCACTTCGTCGCCGATGGTGCCCAGCTTCTCGATGCGCTCGAGCAGGATGATCTGCATGGGTAGCGCTCCTTACTTGACGATGTAGGGCAGCAGGCCGATGTGCCGGGCGCGCTTGATCGCCTGGCTCAGCTCGCGCTGCTTCTTGGCCGAAACCGCGGTGATGCGGCTGGGGACGATCTTGCCACGTTCAGACATGAAGCCCTGCAGCAGGCGCACGTCCTTGTAGTCGATCTTCGGCGCGTTCTTGCCCGAGAACGGGCAGCTCTTGCGGCGGCGGAAAAACGGACGAGCCATCTCTTATTCCCCTTCGCGTTCGCGGCGACGGCTGCGGTCGCGTTCGTTCTTGCGCATCATCACCGAAGGGCCGCCTTCGTGCTCGTCCACGCGGATCGTCATGTAGCGGATGACGTCTTCGTTGATCTGCGTCTGGCGCTCCAGCTCGGCCACCACGCCGGCGGGGGCGTCGATGTTGAGCATCACGAAGTGCGCCTTGCGGTTCTTCTGGATCTTGTAGGCCAGCGAACGGAGGCCCCAGGTCTCGGTCTTGGTGACCTTGCCGTTGTTGCTCTCGACGATTTCGGTGGCGGTGGCGGCAAGCGCATCGACCTGAGCCTGGCTCAGATCCTGGCGCGCCAGAAAGACATGCTCGTAAAGCGGCATGCTTCGCGTCCTTTCATCTTCTAACCGATCGCTGGCTGATCCGCGGGATTGCGGGGCCCCTCCGGCTTTCTTCGAATCCCGTAAGTCACGGGAAGCTGCGGCCCTTAGCGGATTCCGGGCGGAACGCAAGGGGCTTCGGTCCGTTCGCCAGCTTGATCGCGCGTCACGCAAGGGGTCATAATGGCACGAAACAGCTCCGGGAGGAAGTCAGATGCCCGTTACCGTCGATCGCGAAGGCGCGGTTGCCATCGTCACGCTCAACCGGCCGGAGGCGATGAACGCGCTGTCGCGCGCCATGCGGGCCAGCCTTGCCCGCACCATGCAGGAACTGGACGGCGACGACGGTATCCGCGCCGTGGTGCTGACCGGGGCCGGGGAGCGCGCCTTCACCGCCGGGCTGGACCTCAAGGAACTGGGCGCGGACACGTCCAACCTGGGCGCGGCCAACGCCGAGGCGGCGGAGGAGAACCCGGTCAGGGCGATCGAGCAGTGCCGCAAGCCGGTGATCGGCGCGATCAACGGCGTCGCCATCACCGGCGGGTTCGAACTGGCGATTGCCTGCGACATCCTGATCGCATCGGAAAACGCGCGCTTCGCCGATACGCATGCGCGCGTGGGCATCATGCCGGGCTGGGTCCTTTCGCAGAAACTCTCGCGCCTGATCGGCATCGCCCGTGCCAAGGAGCTTTCGCTGTCGGGCAATTTCATCGATGCGCGCACCGCCGCCGATTGGGGGCTGGTCAACCGCGTGGTCCCGCCGGCGGACCTGCTCGCCACGGCGAAGCGGCTGGCGCACGACATCGCCGGCGCCGATCCGGCAATGGTCACCGCCTACAAGAAGCTGATCGACAATGGCTATGCGCTGCCGTTCGGCGAGGCGATCGCGCTGGAGCACCGCGTGTCCGTTGCCGCCAACAGCCAGGTCAGCGCGGGGGATGTCGAGGCGCGCCGCCGGGCCGTGATCGAACGCGGCCGCAGCCAGAAGGGGTAGGCCGCACCCTCAACGCGGCACGAGGTGTGCGGTTTCGGGCACCGGCGTCGGTGGCGTCCGATCAGTGAACCAGCGGACGAGGTTTTCAACCTGCAGCGCCCCCATCGCCGCGCGCGTCCGTTCGGAGCCGGAGCCGACATGCGGCAGCAGCACGGACCGGGGATGGGCAAGCAGCCCCTCCGGCACCTGCGGTTCGTGCGCGAAGACGTCCAGCCCGGCGGCGAGAATAGAGCCGTTCGCCAGCGCCACCACCAGCGCATCCTCGTCCACGATCGATCCGCGCCCGATATTGACGAGGATACCGTCCGGGCCGAGCGCTTCGAGCACCCCGGCATCGACCATCTTCTCGGTCTCCGCCGTTCCCGGTGCGGCGACGATCAGCACGTCGCAGGCCTGCGCCAGCGCGCGCGCATCGGGATACCACGGGTAATCCACGCCCTCCTGCCGGGTGCGTCCGTGGTAGGCGATTTCCACGCCGAACCCTTCCAGCCGCCGTGCGATCGCCTTGCCGATCGCGCCCAGCCCCAGGATGCCCACGCGCCGGCCGCGCAGCGAGGGGGACAGGCGGAAGCGTTCCTGCGGCCACAGCCCGGCGCGCAAATGCCGTTCGGCTTGCGGAATCTGCCGGATCGTCGCCAGCAGCAGGCCCAGGGCGAGGTCCGCCGTCTCGTCCACCAGCACGCCGGGGGTGTTGGTCACGATCGCGCCGGCCCTCACGGCGGCGGCCACGTCCACGTTGTCATACCCCACGCCGAAGCTGGCGATGATCTCCAGCGCGGGCAGGCGTTCGATCAGGTCGGCGCGGACCTTGCCGAACAGCGTGGTGGTGGCGATTCCCCGAATCCGCGCGCCGTGCGCGGCGAAAAAGGCGTCCGGATCGTCCTGCTCCCACAGCCGGTGCACGGTGAAGGTCGCATCCAGCGCCTCGGTAACGCCCGAACGGATCGGGGCGGTGACGAGAATGTCGATGCTCTGCAAGGCGTTGGGGAACGTCATGTGCCGCTCATGGATCGACGGCGCGGATCCGGCAAGGCCATGGTTCCTTGCGGCGCGCGTGCGGTGTATCGCTAGCGGTGGGCCGGGGGCGAGTCCGTATCTCCGGTCGATGGAGAGACGTTGCAATGAAGAAGGCTATCCTGCTGGCGCCGGTTCTGGCGCTGTCGCTTGCCGTTACCCCCGCATTCGCCGCGACCACGATCCTGACCGCGACGCTGGCCGGCGCCAACGAGCCGGCGGGCGGCGATCCCGACGGCACGGGTTCGTTCCGCGCCGAACTCGATCCCGACAGCGGCGATTTCTGCTATACCCTGTCGGGCGCGAAGATTGCCAAGCCGACCATGGCGCATGTTCATACCGGCGCGGCCGGCGTCGACGGGCCGCCGCTTGCCACGCTGGAAGTCACCGGGCCGAACAGCGATGCCTGCATTGCCATGGAGCCGGACCAGATCAAGAAGATCCTCGCCGACCCCGCGGGCTTCTACGTGAACATCCACACCGACGATTTCCCCAAGGGGGCGGTGCGGGGGCAACTCGCCAAGCCGTGATTTGATAGGATAGGGAGCAAGGCGCTTCCCACCCCCGACCGCTCCCGCAAGCGGGAGGGGAGCGAGACTTGCGCCGCCGCAGGCGGCGTTAGTCGCAGCGGGGTGGGCTTTCCACGCTCCGAGTTCGCAAGCGATCCAACCGCCCTAACGCAAATGCCCAACGCAAATGGAGGCTGGCATCGCTGCCAGCCTCCACTGCCGCCGCCCTCAGGCGGGTTCTTTCGCCAGACCAAGCTCGTGTCTGGAAGCGCGCCGTCCGGGACGCGAAGCCCCTGGGCCGCTGCCCGGACATGCTTGCGCGTGCCACGGGCAACTGACGTTTCCTGCATCCGGGCCGGTTCCTGCCAGCGGGGGCAGGGTTGGCGTCGGTCTCCGCTGCCGGCCTTGCGGCCATGGGCGGGCGTTTTTTCCTTCGTGTCCGGGCACCGCTCCCTCGGGTCGAGCCGAGAAAGGCGCGCCGTCGGACGGACCCC
The Novosphingobium sp. EMRT-2 genome window above contains:
- a CDS encoding 2-hydroxyacid dehydrogenase — encoded protein: MTFPNALQSIDILVTAPIRSGVTEALDATFTVHRLWEQDDPDAFFAAHGARIRGIATTTLFGKVRADLIERLPALEIIASFGVGYDNVDVAAAVRAGAIVTNTPGVLVDETADLALGLLLATIRQIPQAERHLRAGLWPQERFRLSPSLRGRRVGILGLGAIGKAIARRLEGFGVEIAYHGRTRQEGVDYPWYPDARALAQACDVLIVAAPGTAETEKMVDAGVLEALGPDGILVNIGRGSIVDEDALVVALANGSILAAGLDVFAHEPQVPEGLLAHPRSVLLPHVGSGSERTRAAMGALQVENLVRWFTDRTPPTPVPETAHLVPR
- a CDS encoding CHRD domain-containing protein, which encodes MKKAILLAPVLALSLAVTPAFAATTILTATLAGANEPAGGDPDGTGSFRAELDPDSGDFCYTLSGAKIAKPTMAHVHTGAAGVDGPPLATLEVTGPNSDACIAMEPDQIKKILADPAGFYVNIHTDDFPKGAVRGQLAKP
- the rpsR gene encoding 30S ribosomal protein S18 — its product is MARPFFRRRKSCPFSGKNAPKIDYKDVRLLQGFMSERGKIVPSRITAVSAKKQRELSQAIKRARHIGLLPYIVK
- the rpsF gene encoding 30S ribosomal protein S6 produces the protein MPLYEHVFLARQDLSQAQVDALAATATEIVESNNGKVTKTETWGLRSLAYKIQKNRKAHFVMLNIDAPAGVVAELERQTQINEDVIRYMTIRVDEHEGGPSVMMRKNERDRSRRREREGE
- a CDS encoding enoyl-CoA hydratase, which encodes MPVTVDREGAVAIVTLNRPEAMNALSRAMRASLARTMQELDGDDGIRAVVLTGAGERAFTAGLDLKELGADTSNLGAANAEAAEENPVRAIEQCRKPVIGAINGVAITGGFELAIACDILIASENARFADTHARVGIMPGWVLSQKLSRLIGIARAKELSLSGNFIDARTAADWGLVNRVVPPADLLATAKRLAHDIAGADPAMVTAYKKLIDNGYALPFGEAIALEHRVSVAANSQVSAGDVEARRRAVIERGRSQKG
- the rplI gene encoding 50S ribosomal protein L9, which gives rise to MQIILLERIEKLGTIGDEVTVKDGYARNYLLPNKKALRANEANRKVFEANRARIEADNAARREEAGKEAGSVEGKEVVLIRASSNAGQLYGSVSVRDIVEALVDQGAKVSKAMIVLERPIKTIGVFPVRVALHPEVSVQVKVNVARSPDEAELQSQGVNVIDAMFDTETGGFTEEVDPNLEPGEIPAELLEERAAEA